From a region of the Enterobacter cancerogenus genome:
- the queD gene encoding 6-carboxytetrahydropterin synthase QueD: MMSTTLFKDFIFEAAHHLPHVPAGHKCGRLHGHSFMVRLEITGEVDPHTGWIMDFAELKAAFKPTYDRLDHYYLNDIPGLENPTSEVLAKWIWDQVKPLVPLLSAVMIKETCTAGCIYRGE, translated from the coding sequence ATGATGTCCACCACACTGTTTAAAGATTTCATCTTCGAAGCCGCACACCATCTTCCACACGTTCCCGCCGGGCACAAATGTGGCCGTCTGCACGGGCACTCTTTTATGGTGCGTCTTGAAATCACAGGTGAAGTCGATCCGCATACCGGTTGGATCATGGATTTCGCCGAGCTGAAAGCGGCGTTCAAACCGACGTACGATCGTCTGGATCACTACTATCTGAACGATATTCCGGGCCTTGAAAACCCGACCAGCGAAGTGCTGGCAAAGTGGATTTGGGATCAGGTGAAACCGCTGGTGCCGCTGCTCAGCGCGGTGATGATCAAAGAGACCTGCACGGCAGGCTGTATCTATCGCGGCGAGTGA
- the eno gene encoding phosphopyruvate hydratase yields MSKIVKVIGREIIDSRGNPTVEAEVHLEGGFVGMAAAPSGASTGSREALELRDGDKSRFMGKGVLKAVGAVNGPIAQAILGKDAKDQAGIDKIMIDLDGTENKSNFGANAILAVSLANAKAAAAAKGQPLFEHIAELNGTPGKYSMPVPMMNIINGGEHADNNVDIQEFMIQPVGAKTLKEAVRMGSEVFHNLAKVLKAKGMNTAVGDEGGYAPNLGSNAEALAVIAEAVKAAGYELGKDITLAMDCAASEFYKDGKYVLAGEGNKAFTSEEFTHFLEDLTKQYPIVSIEDGLDESDWDGFAYQTKVLGDKIQLVGDDLFVTNTKILKEGIEKGIVNSILIKFNQIGSLTETLAAIKMAKDAGYTAVISHRSGETEDATIADLAVGTAAGQIKTGSMSRSDRVAKYNQLIRIEEALGEKAPYNGRKEIKGQA; encoded by the coding sequence ATGTCCAAAATCGTTAAAGTCATCGGTCGTGAAATCATCGACTCCCGTGGTAACCCGACCGTTGAAGCTGAAGTTCATCTGGAAGGTGGTTTCGTCGGTATGGCAGCTGCTCCATCAGGTGCTTCTACGGGTTCCCGCGAAGCGCTGGAACTGCGCGATGGCGACAAATCCCGCTTCATGGGCAAAGGCGTCCTGAAAGCTGTTGGCGCTGTAAACGGCCCTATTGCTCAGGCAATCCTTGGCAAAGATGCCAAAGACCAGGCTGGCATCGACAAGATCATGATCGATCTGGACGGTACTGAAAACAAATCTAACTTCGGTGCGAACGCAATCCTGGCCGTGTCTCTGGCTAACGCCAAAGCGGCAGCTGCGGCTAAAGGTCAGCCACTGTTCGAGCACATCGCTGAACTGAACGGCACCCCAGGCAAATACTCCATGCCTGTACCAATGATGAACATCATCAACGGTGGTGAGCACGCAGACAACAACGTTGATATTCAGGAATTCATGATTCAGCCAGTTGGCGCGAAAACCCTGAAAGAAGCGGTACGTATGGGTTCTGAAGTGTTCCACAACCTGGCGAAAGTTCTGAAAGCTAAAGGTATGAACACGGCTGTAGGTGACGAAGGTGGCTACGCGCCAAACCTGGGTTCTAACGCAGAAGCACTGGCTGTTATCGCTGAAGCGGTAAAAGCAGCAGGTTACGAGCTGGGTAAAGACATCACCCTGGCGATGGACTGTGCAGCATCTGAATTCTACAAAGACGGTAAATACGTTCTGGCTGGCGAAGGCAACAAAGCGTTCACCTCCGAAGAGTTCACTCACTTCCTGGAAGACCTGACCAAACAGTACCCAATCGTTTCTATCGAAGACGGTCTGGACGAGTCTGACTGGGATGGTTTCGCATACCAGACCAAAGTACTGGGCGACAAAATCCAGCTGGTTGGTGACGACCTGTTCGTAACCAACACCAAGATCCTGAAAGAAGGCATCGAGAAAGGCATCGTTAACTCCATCCTGATCAAATTCAACCAGATCGGTTCTCTGACCGAAACTCTGGCTGCGATCAAAATGGCGAAAGACGCTGGCTACACCGCTGTTATCTCTCACCGTTCTGGCGAAACTGAAGATGCGACCATTGCTGACCTGGCAGTGGGTACCGCTGCAGGCCAGATCAAAACCGGTTCTATGAGCCGTTCTGACCGTGTTGCTAAATACAACCAGCTGATTCGTATCGAAGAAGCCCTGGGCGAAAAAGCACCATACAACGGCCGTAAAGAGATCAAAGGTCAGGCTTAA
- a CDS encoding aminopeptidase has product MFSATRHRIAALAFGVCFIFAAQAKNTPLGEIANQQARHIATVFPGRMTGTPAEMLSADYIRQQFADMGYQSDIRSFHSRYIYTSRNKMKNWHNVTGSTVIAAHEGKSAEQIIIMAHLDTFAPMSDADTDNNLGGLTLQGIDDNAAGLGVMLELAERLKNIPTKYGIRFIATSGEEEGKLGAENLLKRMSNDEKKNTLLVINLDNLIVGDKLYFNSGQSTPSTVRKLTRDRALAIARSHGVYASTNPGGNPDYPKGTGCCNDGEVFDKAGIPVLYVEATNWGLGQKDGYQQRAKSKSFPDGTSWHDVRLDNQQHIDSALPKRIEHRSRDVVKVMLPLVKELAKAGKA; this is encoded by the coding sequence ATGTTTTCCGCAACGCGCCACCGTATTGCTGCTCTGGCGTTCGGCGTTTGCTTTATTTTTGCGGCTCAGGCCAAAAATACACCGCTGGGCGAAATCGCGAACCAGCAGGCGCGGCATATTGCGACGGTCTTTCCTGGCCGCATGACCGGCACGCCCGCCGAGATGCTCTCCGCCGACTATATTCGCCAGCAGTTTGCCGATATGGGCTATCAGAGCGATATCCGCTCATTTCACAGCCGCTATATCTATACCTCACGCAATAAAATGAAAAACTGGCACAACGTGACCGGCAGTACCGTCATTGCCGCGCATGAGGGGAAATCAGCCGAACAGATTATCATCATGGCGCATCTCGATACCTTTGCGCCGATGAGTGACGCCGACACCGATAATAATCTCGGCGGGCTGACGTTACAGGGAATTGACGATAACGCGGCGGGGCTGGGCGTCATGCTTGAGCTGGCCGAACGGCTGAAAAATATCCCGACGAAATACGGCATTCGTTTTATTGCGACCAGCGGCGAAGAGGAAGGAAAACTCGGCGCTGAGAATCTCCTTAAGCGCATGAGCAATGACGAGAAGAAAAATACGCTGCTGGTGATTAACCTCGATAACTTGATCGTTGGCGATAAGCTTTATTTCAATAGCGGACAGAGCACCCCGAGCACCGTGCGTAAATTAACGCGCGACAGGGCGCTGGCTATTGCACGCAGTCACGGGGTCTATGCCTCTACGAACCCTGGCGGTAACCCGGATTACCCTAAAGGCACCGGCTGCTGCAACGACGGTGAAGTGTTTGATAAAGCGGGGATCCCGGTCCTGTACGTCGAGGCCACCAACTGGGGGCTGGGTCAAAAAGATGGCTATCAGCAGCGCGCTAAATCAAAATCCTTCCCCGATGGAACAAGCTGGCATGATGTCAGGCTGGATAACCAGCAGCACATTGACAGTGCCCTACCGAAACGGATTGAGCACCGCAGCCGCGACGTCGTGAAGGTGATGCTGCCGCTGGTGAAGGAGCTGGCGAAAGCAGGGAAAGCCTGA
- the cysD gene encoding sulfate adenylyltransferase subunit CysD, whose product MDQKRLTHLRQLEAESIHIIREVAAEFSNPVMMYSIGKDSSVMLHLARKAFYPGTLPFPLLHVDTGWKFREMYAFRDRTAKAYGCELLVHKNPEGVAMGINPFVHGSAKHTDIMKTEGLKQALNKYGFDAAFGGARRDEEKSRAKERIYSFRDRFHRWDPKNQRPELWHNYNGQINKGESIRVFPLSNWTELDIWQYIFLENIDIVPLYLAAERPVLERDGMLMMIDDDRIDLQPGEVIKKRMVRFRTLGCWPLTGAVESSAQTLPEIIEEMLVSTTSERQGRVIDRDQAGSMELKKRQGYF is encoded by the coding sequence ATGGACCAAAAACGACTTACTCACCTGCGGCAGCTCGAAGCGGAAAGTATCCATATTATCCGCGAAGTGGCGGCCGAGTTCTCTAATCCGGTGATGATGTACTCCATCGGCAAAGACTCCAGCGTAATGCTGCATCTGGCGCGTAAAGCGTTTTATCCGGGCACGCTGCCGTTCCCGCTGCTGCACGTTGATACCGGCTGGAAATTCCGTGAGATGTACGCGTTCCGCGACCGTACCGCCAAAGCCTATGGCTGCGAGCTGCTGGTGCATAAAAACCCGGAAGGGGTGGCGATGGGCATTAACCCGTTCGTGCACGGCAGCGCAAAACACACTGACATCATGAAAACCGAAGGGCTGAAGCAGGCGCTGAATAAATACGGTTTTGACGCGGCCTTTGGCGGCGCGCGCCGTGATGAAGAAAAATCCCGCGCCAAAGAGCGTATCTACTCCTTCCGCGACCGTTTCCACCGCTGGGACCCGAAAAACCAGCGCCCGGAACTGTGGCACAACTACAACGGCCAGATTAACAAGGGTGAAAGCATTCGCGTCTTCCCGCTCTCCAACTGGACCGAGCTGGATATCTGGCAGTACATTTTCCTGGAAAATATCGACATCGTTCCGCTGTACCTGGCCGCCGAACGTCCGGTGCTGGAACGTGACGGCATGTTGATGATGATCGACGACGATCGCATCGACCTGCAGCCGGGCGAGGTGATCAAAAAACGGATGGTGCGCTTCCGGACGCTCGGCTGCTGGCCGTTGACCGGCGCGGTGGAATCCAGTGCGCAAACGCTGCCGGAGATCATCGAAGAGATGCTGGTCTCGACCACTAGTGAACGACAGGGCCGCGTGATTGACCGCGACCAGGCAGGCTCCATGGAGCTGAAGAAACGTCAGGGTTATTTCTAA
- the cysH gene encoding phosphoadenosine phosphosulfate reductase, whose protein sequence is MSVLDLNALNALPKVERILALAETNAHLETLDAEGRVAWALENLPGDYVLSSSFGIQAAVSLHLVNQIRPDIPVILTDTGYLFPETYRFIDELTDKLKLNLKVYRATESAAWQEARYGKLWEQGVEGIEKYNELNKVEPMNRALKELNAQTWFAGLRREQSGSRASLPVLAVQRGVFKVLPIIDWDNRTVYQYLQKHGLKYHPLWDEGYLSVGDTHTTRKWEPGMAEEETRFFGLKRECGLHEG, encoded by the coding sequence ATGTCCGTACTCGATCTAAACGCGCTTAACGCATTGCCAAAAGTCGAACGTATTCTGGCTCTCGCAGAAACCAACGCGCATCTCGAAACGCTGGACGCCGAAGGGCGCGTGGCGTGGGCGCTGGAAAACCTGCCGGGTGACTATGTGCTCTCGTCGAGCTTCGGTATCCAGGCGGCGGTCAGCCTGCATCTGGTGAACCAGATCCGCCCGGACATTCCGGTGATCCTCACCGATACCGGCTACCTGTTCCCGGAAACCTACCGGTTTATTGACGAACTGACGGACAAGCTCAAGCTGAACCTGAAGGTCTACCGCGCGACGGAAAGCGCGGCCTGGCAGGAGGCACGCTACGGCAAGCTGTGGGAGCAGGGCGTTGAGGGCATTGAGAAATACAATGAGCTTAACAAGGTCGAGCCGATGAACCGGGCGTTAAAAGAGCTGAATGCGCAAACCTGGTTTGCCGGTTTGCGTCGCGAGCAGTCCGGTAGCAGGGCCTCGCTGCCGGTACTGGCGGTGCAGCGCGGCGTGTTTAAGGTGCTGCCAATCATCGACTGGGATAACCGGACGGTATACCAGTATCTGCAAAAACACGGGTTGAAATACCATCCGCTGTGGGATGAAGGCTATCTGTCGGTAGGGGATACCCACACCACGCGTAAATGGGAGCCGGGCATGGCCGAAGAAGAGACGCGCTTCTTCGGGCTGAAGCGCGAATGCGGGTTGCACGAAGGGTGA
- the cysG gene encoding siroheme synthase CysG, with the protein MDYLPLFAAIKDRPVLVVGSGEIAERKIAFLRRAGACVQVIEGEDFHDSLLDNVVLVIAATDDRAVNRRVFDAANARHRLVNVVDDQPLCSFIFPSIVDRSPLLIAISSGGNAPVLARLLREKLEALLPASLGRMAEVAGNFRERLKTQVKTTDGRRRFWDRAFRGRFASLMAAGNEREAGEVLEASLTQPEQAQGEIILVGAGPGDAGLLTLRGLQVIQQADVVFYDHLVTDGVRELIRRDAEQICVGKRAGEHSVAQHETNAMLVAAAKAGKTVVRLKGGDPFIFGRGGEELQAAADAGVPFQVVPGITAASAVTAYAGIPLTHRDYAQSVTFVTGHYKADSTPFDWSHLAQSRQTLAIYMGTMKAADISEQLIQHGRDATTPVAVISRGTRVDQHVATGTLHDLARLAKDAPMPALIVVGEVVQLHDTLAWFQHTTDAENLRSSVVTLA; encoded by the coding sequence GTGGATTACCTGCCTTTATTTGCTGCCATTAAAGATCGTCCGGTGCTGGTTGTTGGCTCGGGCGAGATCGCCGAACGCAAAATTGCCTTTTTGCGGCGGGCTGGCGCGTGCGTACAGGTGATCGAAGGCGAGGATTTTCACGACTCATTGCTCGATAACGTGGTGCTGGTGATTGCCGCCACCGACGATCGCGCGGTTAATCGCCGGGTCTTCGACGCCGCCAATGCGCGCCACCGACTGGTCAACGTGGTGGATGACCAGCCGCTCTGCTCATTTATCTTTCCCTCTATTGTCGATCGTTCCCCGCTGCTGATTGCTATCTCCTCCGGTGGGAATGCGCCCGTGCTGGCGCGCCTGCTGCGTGAAAAGCTTGAAGCGCTGCTTCCCGCAAGCCTCGGACGGATGGCCGAGGTGGCAGGGAACTTCCGCGAGCGGCTCAAAACGCAGGTGAAAACCACCGACGGACGCCGTCGATTCTGGGATCGTGCCTTCCGGGGACGCTTCGCCAGCCTGATGGCCGCGGGCAATGAACGTGAGGCGGGGGAGGTGCTTGAAGCCTCGCTGACGCAGCCCGAGCAGGCGCAGGGGGAGATTATTCTGGTGGGTGCCGGGCCGGGCGATGCGGGGCTGTTGACCCTGCGCGGCCTGCAGGTGATCCAGCAGGCGGATGTCGTCTTTTACGATCATCTGGTCACCGACGGCGTGCGCGAGTTGATCCGCCGCGACGCAGAGCAAATCTGCGTGGGCAAACGCGCCGGTGAGCACTCGGTGGCGCAGCATGAGACCAATGCAATGCTGGTTGCGGCGGCAAAAGCGGGCAAAACCGTGGTGCGCCTGAAGGGCGGCGATCCCTTTATCTTCGGGCGCGGCGGCGAGGAGCTGCAGGCGGCGGCCGACGCGGGCGTACCGTTCCAGGTGGTGCCCGGCATTACGGCGGCTTCCGCCGTCACGGCCTACGCCGGCATTCCGCTGACGCATCGCGATTATGCCCAGAGCGTGACTTTTGTCACCGGCCATTACAAGGCCGACAGCACGCCGTTTGACTGGTCGCATCTGGCCCAGAGCCGTCAGACGCTGGCGATCTACATGGGCACCATGAAAGCGGCCGACATCAGCGAACAGCTTATTCAGCACGGTCGCGACGCCACGACGCCCGTTGCCGTGATTTCACGCGGCACGCGCGTCGATCAGCACGTTGCGACCGGCACATTACACGATCTTGCACGCCTCGCGAAAGACGCGCCCATGCCCGCCCTGATCGTGGTGGGGGAAGTGGTGCAGCTGCACGACACGCTCGCCTGGTTTCAACATACAACAGACGCAGAGAACCTCCGTTCTTCTGTGGTGACTCTGGCTTAA
- the cysJ gene encoding NADPH-dependent assimilatory sulfite reductase flavoprotein subunit: MTTQAPPSNLLPLNPEQLARLQAATTDFSPTQLAWVSGYFWGMLNQQPGAVATAPAAVAQPPAITLISASQTGNARRVAEQLRDDLLAAKLNVNLVNAGEYKFKQIASEKLLVVVASTQGEGEPAEEAVALHKFLFSKKAPKLEGTAFAVFGLGDTSYEFFSQSGKDFDSRLAELGAERLLDRVDADVEYQPAAAEWRARIVDVLKSRVPQESPAQAAVTAAGAVNDIHTSPYTKEEPLTASLSVNQKITGRDSEKDVRHIEIDLGDSGLRYQPGDALGVWYQNDPALVNELVELLWLKGDETVTLDGKTLPLAEALQWHFELTVNTANIVENYATLTRSESLLPLVGDKAKLQHYAATTPIVDMVRFSPAQLDADALIGLLRPLTPRLYSIASSQAEVENEVHVTVGVVRYDIEGRARAGGASSFLADRVEEEGDVRVFIEHNDNFRLPANPETPVIMIGPGTGIAPFRAFMQQRAADEAPGKNWLFFGNPHFTEDFLYQVEWQRYVKEGVLSRIDLAWSRDQKEKVYVQDKLREQGAELWRWINDGAHIYVCGDANRMAKDVEQALLEVIAEFGGMDVETADEFLSELRVERRYQRDVY; encoded by the coding sequence ATGACAACACAGGCCCCACCTTCAAACTTGCTTCCGCTAAACCCGGAGCAACTGGCGCGCCTTCAGGCCGCGACCACTGATTTTTCACCCACACAGCTCGCCTGGGTCTCCGGCTATTTCTGGGGAATGTTGAACCAGCAGCCTGGTGCTGTGGCGACGGCGCCTGCTGCTGTCGCACAACCCCCGGCCATTACGCTGATTTCCGCCTCGCAGACGGGTAACGCGCGCCGCGTGGCAGAGCAGCTTCGCGATGATCTGCTGGCAGCCAAACTGAACGTGAACCTGGTGAATGCCGGGGAGTATAAATTCAAACAAATCGCGTCGGAAAAATTGCTGGTGGTGGTGGCCTCTACCCAGGGTGAAGGTGAACCCGCTGAAGAAGCGGTAGCGTTGCATAAGTTCTTGTTCTCGAAGAAAGCCCCTAAGCTTGAGGGTACCGCCTTTGCCGTGTTCGGCCTGGGGGATACTTCCTATGAATTCTTCAGCCAGTCCGGAAAAGATTTCGACAGCAGGCTGGCGGAACTGGGCGCAGAGCGTCTGCTGGATCGCGTGGATGCGGATGTGGAATACCAGCCCGCGGCGGCCGAGTGGCGTGCACGTATTGTTGACGTGCTGAAATCGCGCGTCCCGCAAGAGTCCCCGGCCCAGGCGGCGGTTACCGCCGCTGGCGCAGTGAACGATATTCACACCAGCCCGTATACCAAAGAAGAGCCGCTGACGGCGAGCCTCTCCGTTAATCAGAAAATTACCGGTCGCGACTCTGAAAAAGACGTTCGCCATATCGAAATCGATCTCGGCGACTCTGGCCTGCGCTACCAGCCGGGCGATGCGCTGGGCGTCTGGTATCAGAACGACCCTGCATTAGTGAACGAGCTGGTGGAGTTGCTGTGGCTGAAGGGCGATGAAACCGTCACCCTGGACGGCAAAACGCTGCCGCTTGCCGAAGCACTGCAGTGGCATTTTGAGCTGACGGTGAATACCGCCAATATCGTTGAGAACTACGCCACCTTAACGCGCAGCGAATCGCTGCTGCCGCTGGTGGGCGATAAAGCGAAGCTGCAGCATTACGCGGCGACCACGCCGATTGTCGATATGGTGCGTTTCTCTCCGGCACAGCTGGATGCCGACGCCCTGATCGGCCTGCTGCGTCCGCTGACGCCGCGCCTGTACTCCATTGCCTCCTCGCAGGCAGAAGTGGAAAACGAAGTGCACGTCACCGTGGGCGTAGTACGTTACGACATCGAAGGCCGCGCGCGGGCTGGTGGCGCCTCGAGTTTCCTGGCCGACCGCGTGGAGGAAGAGGGCGACGTGCGCGTGTTCATTGAGCACAACGATAACTTCCGCCTGCCGGCCAACCCGGAAACACCGGTCATTATGATTGGCCCGGGCACCGGCATCGCGCCGTTCCGCGCCTTTATGCAGCAGCGCGCGGCGGACGAGGCCCCGGGCAAAAACTGGTTGTTCTTCGGCAACCCGCACTTTACCGAGGATTTCCTCTATCAGGTTGAGTGGCAGCGCTATGTCAAAGAGGGCGTGCTCTCGCGCATCGACCTGGCCTGGTCTCGCGACCAAAAAGAAAAAGTCTACGTACAAGACAAACTGCGCGAACAGGGCGCAGAGCTGTGGCGCTGGATCAATGACGGTGCCCACATTTATGTCTGCGGCGACGCCAATCGCATGGCGAAAGACGTTGAGCAGGCGTTACTGGAAGTGATTGCCGAATTCGGCGGTATGGACGTCGAAACGGCGGACGAGTTTTTAAGTGAGCTGCGCGTTGAGCGCCGTTATCAGCGAGATGTCTACTAA
- the cysI gene encoding assimilatory sulfite reductase (NADPH) hemoprotein subunit has translation MSEKHPGPLVVEGKLSDAERMKVESNYLRGTIAEDLNDGLTGGFKGDNFLLIRFHGMYQQDDRDIRAERAEQKLEPRHAMLLRCRLPGGVITTKQWQAIDKFAGENTIYGSIRLTNRQTFQFHGILKKNVKPVHQMLHSVGLDALATANDMNRNVLCTSNPYESELHAEAYEWAKKISEHLLPRTRAYAEIWLDQEKVATTDEEPILGQTYLPRKFKTTVVIPPQNDIDLHANDMNFVAIAENGKLVGFNLLVGGGLSIEHGNKKTYARTASEFGYLPLEHTLAVAEAVVTTQRDWGNRTDRKNAKTKYTLERVGVETFKEEVERRAGIKFEPIRPYEFTGRGDRIGWVKGIDDNWHLTLFIENGRIQDYPGRPLKTGLLEIAKIHQGEFRITANQNLIIAGVPENQKATIEALAREHGLMNAVKPQRENSMACVSFPTCPLAMAEAERFLPSFTDKVEAILQKYGIPDEHIVMRVTGCPNGCGRAMLAELGLVGKAPGRYNVHLGGNRMGTRIPRMYRENITEPEILDSIDQLVGRWAKEREAGEGFGDFTVRAGIIRPVLDPARDFWE, from the coding sequence ATGAGCGAAAAACATCCTGGCCCACTGGTGGTCGAAGGCAAACTGTCTGATGCCGAGCGCATGAAGGTAGAGAGCAACTACCTGCGCGGCACCATTGCCGAAGATTTGAACGACGGTCTGACCGGCGGTTTCAAAGGCGATAACTTCCTGCTGATCCGTTTCCACGGAATGTACCAGCAGGACGACCGCGATATCCGCGCCGAGCGCGCGGAGCAGAAGCTGGAGCCGCGCCACGCGATGCTGCTGCGCTGCCGCCTACCGGGTGGGGTGATCACCACGAAACAGTGGCAGGCGATCGACAAGTTTGCCGGTGAAAACACTATTTACGGCAGCATCCGTCTGACCAACCGTCAGACCTTCCAGTTCCACGGCATTCTGAAGAAGAACGTCAAACCGGTGCATCAGATGCTGCACTCCGTGGGCCTGGACGCGCTGGCGACCGCCAACGACATGAACCGTAACGTGCTCTGCACCTCGAACCCGTACGAGTCCGAGCTGCATGCCGAAGCCTACGAATGGGCGAAGAAGATCTCCGAACATCTGCTGCCGCGCACCCGCGCCTATGCGGAGATCTGGCTCGATCAGGAAAAAGTCGCGACCACCGACGAAGAACCGATCCTCGGCCAGACCTATCTGCCGCGTAAGTTCAAAACCACGGTGGTGATCCCGCCGCAGAACGATATCGATCTGCACGCCAATGACATGAACTTCGTGGCGATCGCTGAAAACGGCAAGCTGGTCGGCTTTAACCTGCTGGTGGGCGGTGGTCTCTCCATTGAACACGGGAATAAGAAAACCTACGCTCGTACCGCAAGCGAGTTTGGCTACCTGCCGCTGGAGCACACGCTGGCCGTCGCGGAAGCGGTGGTTACGACCCAGCGCGACTGGGGAAACCGTACCGACCGTAAGAATGCCAAAACCAAATACACCCTTGAGCGCGTGGGCGTTGAGACGTTCAAAGAGGAAGTGGAGCGTCGCGCAGGTATTAAATTTGAACCGATCCGTCCTTATGAATTCACCGGTCGCGGCGACCGCATTGGCTGGGTGAAAGGTATCGACGATAACTGGCACCTGACGCTGTTTATCGAAAATGGCCGTATCCAGGATTATCCGGGCCGTCCGCTGAAAACCGGTCTGCTGGAAATTGCAAAAATTCACCAGGGCGAGTTCCGCATTACCGCTAACCAGAACCTGATTATTGCCGGCGTGCCGGAAAACCAGAAGGCGACGATCGAGGCGCTGGCGCGGGAACACGGATTGATGAACGCCGTGAAGCCGCAGCGCGAAAACTCGATGGCCTGCGTGTCATTCCCGACCTGCCCGCTGGCGATGGCCGAGGCGGAACGCTTCCTGCCATCGTTTACCGACAAGGTCGAAGCGATTCTTCAAAAATACGGTATCCCGGACGAGCATATTGTTATGCGCGTTACCGGCTGCCCGAACGGCTGTGGCCGTGCGATGCTGGCCGAGCTGGGGCTGGTTGGCAAAGCGCCGGGCCGCTACAACGTTCACCTTGGCGGTAACCGTATGGGGACACGTATTCCACGGATGTACCGCGAAAACATCACGGAGCCGGAAATTCTCGATTCCATTGACCAGCTTGTCGGGCGCTGGGCGAAAGAGCGCGAAGCGGGTGAAGGCTTCGGCGACTTTACGGTACGTGCGGGCATCATCCGCCCGGTGCTCGATCCCGCACGGGATTTTTGGGAGTAA
- the queE gene encoding 7-carboxy-7-deazaguanine synthase QueE → MQYPINEMFQTLQGEGYFTGVPAIFIRLQGCPVGCAWCDTKHTWDKLADREVSLFSILAKTKESDKWGAGNAEDLLAIIGRQGWTARHVVITGGEPCIHDLMPLTELLEKNGYSCQIETSGTHEVRCSHTTWVTVSPKVNMRGGYDVLSQALERADEIKHPVGRVRDIEALDELLATLTDEKQRIIALQPISQKEDATRLCIETCIARNWRLSMQTHKYLNIA, encoded by the coding sequence ATGCAGTACCCGATTAACGAGATGTTCCAGACCCTGCAAGGCGAGGGTTACTTTACCGGCGTTCCCGCTATTTTTATTCGTTTACAGGGATGCCCGGTTGGCTGCGCCTGGTGTGATACCAAACATACGTGGGATAAACTCGCAGATCGGGAAGTGTCGCTGTTTAGCATTCTGGCGAAAACCAAAGAGAGCGATAAGTGGGGCGCGGGCAACGCGGAAGATCTGCTGGCTATCATCGGCCGTCAGGGCTGGACGGCGCGCCATGTGGTGATCACCGGTGGTGAACCCTGCATTCACGACTTAATGCCGTTGACCGAACTGCTTGAGAAGAACGGCTATAGCTGCCAGATCGAAACCAGCGGCACCCATGAAGTTCGCTGCTCTCACACGACCTGGGTCACGGTCTCGCCGAAGGTAAACATGCGCGGCGGATACGACGTGCTGTCTCAGGCGCTGGAGCGCGCGGATGAGATTAAACATCCGGTTGGCCGCGTGCGGGATATCGAAGCCCTGGACGAACTGCTGGCGACGCTGACGGATGAAAAACAGCGCATCATTGCGCTACAGCCCATCAGCCAGAAAGAAGATGCCACGCGCCTGTGCATCGAAACCTGCATTGCGCGTAACTGGCGTCTGTCTATGCAAACGCATAAGTACCTGAATATTGCTTAA